In Lathamus discolor isolate bLatDis1 chromosome 1, bLatDis1.hap1, whole genome shotgun sequence, the following are encoded in one genomic region:
- the FGG gene encoding fibrinogen gamma chain, with protein sequence MMVLRLQNWAALGPLLSLLFSTSVAYIATRDNCCILDERFGSYCPTTCGIADFFNKYHLTMDNELQEMERILREIANSSITADHLIQHIQSLYPPEKQTLPNSIEDFTKKSKKIIEEIIRYENTIFTHESTIQQLTDAHIMNSNRITQLKQKIAQLESECQEPCRDTAEIQETTGRDCQDIANKGARKSGLYFIKPQKAKQSFLVYCEIDSYGNGWTVLQRRLDGSEDFRRNWVQYKEGFGHLSPDDTTEFWLGNEKIHLITTQSTLPYTLRIELEDWNGKKSTADYAVFKVGSEGDKYRLTYAYFIGGEAGDAFDGFDFGDDPSDKSFTYHNGMRFSTYDNDNDNFAGNCAEQDGSGWWMNRCHAGHLNGKYYIDGVYTSKDAGPSGYDNGIIWATWRDRWYSMKKTAMKIIPFNRLSVDGQQHNLGSAKQVGDS encoded by the exons ATGATGGTGCTGAGGTTACAAAACTGGGCTGCCCTGGggcctctcctctccctgctcttttCTACCAGTGTGGCG tACATTGCTACCAGAGACAACTGCTGCATATTAGATGAACGATTT GGTAGCTACTGCCCAACGACCTGTGGCATTGCAGATTTCTTTAATAAATACCATCTTACCATGGATAATGAACTGCAGGAAATGGAGAGAATTTTGCGGGAAATTGCTAACTCCTCAATAACAGCAGATCATTTGATTCAGCACATTCAAAGCCTCTACCCTCCAGAGAAGCAGACACTACCAA ATTCAATTGAAGATTTCACTAAAAAGTCCAAGAAAATAATTGAAGAAATCATCCGATATGAAAACACAATTTTCACTCATGAAAGTACTATACA GCAGTTGACAGATGCACATATAATGAACAGCAATAGAATCAcacagctgaaacagaagattGCCCAGCTTGAGTCAGAATGTCAGGAGCCATGCAGAGACACAGCCGAAATACAGGAGACAACTGGAAGAG ATTGTCAAGACATTGCAAATAAAGGTGCCAGAAAAAGTGGTCTTTACTTTATCAAGCCTCAAAAAGCCAAGCAGTCATTCCTAGTCTACTGTGAGATTGACTCATACGGCAACGGCTGGACAGTATTACAGAGG AGACTGGACGGGAGTGAGGACTTCAGGAGAAATTGGGTTCAGTACAAGGAAGGATTTGGACACCTGTCTCCAGATGACACCACGGAGTTCTGGCTGGGTAATGAAAAGATTCATTTAATAACCACACAGTCCACTCTGCCATACACCTTACGAATAGAACTGGAGGACTGGAATGGCAAAAAAAG CACTGCTGACTATGCTGTATTCAAAGTGGGAAGTGAAGGAGACAAGTATCGACTGACTTATGCCTACTTTATTGGTGGTGAAGCTGGGGATGCCTTTGATGGCTTTGATTTTGGAGATGATCCAAGTGACAAGTCCTTTACATATCATAATGGCATGCGGTTCAGTACCTATGATAACGACAATGATAACTTTGCTGGCAACTGTGCTGAGCAAGATGGATCTGGATGGTGGATGAATAGATGTCATGCTGGCCACCTCAATGGCAAATATTATATAG ATGGTGTGTACACATCGAAAGATGCTGGTCCATCTGGATATGACAATGGCATTATCTGGGCAACCTGGCGTGACCGGTGGTACTCCATGAAGAAAACTGCAATGAAAATCATCCCATTCAACAGACTGTCAGTAGATGGACAGCAGCACAACTTGGGCAGCGCCAAACAG GTTGGAGACTCGTAA